Proteins found in one Tsukamurella paurometabola DSM 20162 genomic segment:
- a CDS encoding LPS biosynthesis protein: MTPRAPVRAISVTLLAGALIGALIGFGVDRVTTKNFEATAFVVTSADDVATDPSSLHQATYGVWRIPEYEAIVRSASFLARVVSERKLGLAPGELSQRIRTGTAAKRTAVLTISATDGSAVIAAALANAVAQTLTEVIGERERGVDVRATVAAGAVPPVRPDAPTAVLVVLQYAVAGVVVAWIAVLPFVRRRTHRGTHTP, translated from the coding sequence GTGACCCCGCGAGCGCCGGTGCGTGCGATCTCCGTGACTCTTCTCGCGGGGGCCCTGATCGGGGCGCTGATCGGGTTCGGTGTGGATCGGGTCACGACGAAGAACTTCGAGGCGACTGCGTTCGTGGTGACCTCGGCCGACGATGTCGCCACCGATCCGAGCTCGTTGCACCAAGCGACCTACGGCGTGTGGCGCATCCCCGAGTACGAAGCAATCGTCCGGTCGGCGAGCTTCCTCGCTCGAGTGGTGTCCGAGCGCAAGCTCGGGCTCGCACCGGGAGAACTGTCGCAACGGATCCGAACGGGTACCGCTGCGAAGCGGACCGCTGTGCTCACCATCAGCGCCACGGACGGGTCCGCAGTGATCGCGGCGGCGCTAGCGAACGCTGTGGCGCAGACGCTGACCGAAGTGATCGGGGAACGCGAGCGGGGGGTCGATGTTCGCGCCACAGTTGCGGCGGGTGCCGTGCCTCCGGTGCGTCCCGACGCACCGACCGCGGTATTGGTCGTCCTGCAGTACGCCGTAGCGGGCGTCGTCGTCGCATGGATCGCAGTACTTCCGTTCGTCCGAAGGAGGACACATCGTGGCACTCACACTCCGTAG
- a CDS encoding glycosyltransferase, which translates to MRVLHIATLFSTDGAYGGPTRVALNQCRALRERGHVVTIAGASAGYEDTPTELDGIPALLFPARRVVPRSGFAGLAAPGLLARLRTVRADFDVVHVHLARDLVTLPAIRMVQALGVPTVAQTHGMIGASGSSLAAPLDRLLTGPALRRAKAVLHLTETERWGLAATIPGELATVELPNGVPAAGSPPPHSPGAVEVLFLARLHERKRPELFVDVARDLLADGVHATFTVAGPDGGRRAAVEQAAAGTPVRVEGAIDPAAVSARLGLAGIYVLPSIDEPYPMSVLEAMAVGRPVVVTESCGLADVIRETGCGVVVDESKSRLKDAIGELIADPVRTRDMGRRAAIVARERFSMDAIGERLESLYAPMVSPPMAADEVRP; encoded by the coding sequence ATGAGAGTGCTTCATATCGCAACGCTGTTCAGCACGGACGGTGCCTACGGTGGGCCGACACGAGTGGCGCTCAACCAGTGTCGGGCACTGCGTGAACGTGGGCACGTGGTCACGATCGCGGGGGCGAGCGCGGGGTACGAGGACACACCCACAGAACTCGATGGGATCCCGGCGTTGCTCTTCCCGGCTCGCCGTGTCGTCCCGAGGTCCGGGTTCGCCGGACTCGCTGCTCCGGGCCTGCTCGCGCGGTTGCGAACGGTCCGTGCCGACTTCGACGTGGTACACGTGCACCTTGCTCGTGATCTGGTGACTCTGCCGGCGATCAGGATGGTGCAGGCGCTCGGTGTCCCGACAGTGGCTCAGACACACGGAATGATCGGTGCGAGTGGCTCCTCATTGGCCGCTCCGCTCGATCGTCTGTTGACCGGACCCGCCCTACGGCGTGCGAAGGCGGTACTGCACCTCACGGAGACCGAGCGATGGGGACTGGCAGCGACGATTCCGGGCGAGCTGGCCACCGTCGAACTTCCCAACGGTGTGCCCGCTGCGGGTTCTCCGCCCCCGCACAGTCCCGGTGCGGTGGAAGTGTTGTTCCTCGCGCGGCTGCACGAGCGCAAGCGTCCTGAGTTGTTCGTGGACGTGGCACGCGATCTCCTCGCCGACGGCGTCCACGCCACCTTCACGGTCGCGGGACCCGACGGTGGCCGCCGCGCAGCCGTCGAGCAGGCCGCGGCGGGAACTCCGGTACGGGTGGAAGGGGCGATTGATCCCGCCGCGGTATCGGCGCGCCTCGGCCTCGCCGGCATCTACGTGCTGCCGTCGATCGACGAGCCCTATCCGATGTCGGTGCTGGAGGCGATGGCGGTCGGCCGACCGGTCGTGGTGACCGAGAGTTGCGGTCTCGCCGATGTCATTCGCGAAACCGGTTGCGGCGTCGTCGTCGACGAATCGAAGTCGCGGTTGAAAGACGCGATCGGAGAGCTGATCGCCGACCCCGTGCGGACGCGGGATATGGGGCGCAGGGCGGCGATCGTGGCCCGGGAACGATTCTCGATGGACGCGATCGGGGAGCGCCTCGAGTCGTTGTACGCGCCGATGGTGTCCCCGCCAATGGCCGCGGACGAGGTGCGGCCGTGA
- a CDS encoding glycosyltransferase family 4 protein → MRITIAALNFAPEVTGIAPYTTAIAEGLSVRGHDVEVLAGLPHYPGWQELPGYRGRAVESRSDSLRVRRVNHYVPNGHSLRGRLRMEMSFGRSAAARSWSSPDVLLMMSPPLFAAGALIAAARLRAVPTVVAVQDLYGKGANETAALASAAGALTWIESRVLRAASRVVVIHDRFADSVGAMGVPANRIETIRNWTHVPDIGDVNVAEVRAELGWKQHEVVALHAGNMGMKQGLENVVEAAALAERGGLPLRFSLVGGGNQRAHLIAAATGLRSIEFRETLPSREFLRALRAADVLLVNERSGVADMAVPSKLTSYFASGRPIVAATDRGSVTQAEVRAAGAGVTVPADDPRALVDACLQLAADPGRGRAFGAAARAFATGHLNESRAIDDYERVCWSALTHRRGADV, encoded by the coding sequence ATGAGGATCACCATCGCCGCCCTGAACTTCGCCCCGGAAGTCACGGGCATCGCTCCCTATACGACCGCGATCGCCGAGGGGCTCAGTGTCCGTGGACACGACGTCGAGGTGCTGGCCGGACTGCCTCATTATCCGGGGTGGCAGGAACTCCCGGGATATCGCGGCCGTGCCGTCGAATCACGGTCGGATTCCCTGCGGGTCCGTCGAGTCAACCACTACGTGCCGAACGGTCACAGCCTTCGCGGTCGTCTCCGGATGGAGATGAGCTTCGGTCGCAGTGCGGCAGCGCGATCGTGGTCCTCTCCCGATGTCCTCCTGATGATGAGTCCACCTCTCTTCGCCGCGGGAGCGCTGATCGCCGCCGCACGGCTGCGTGCGGTTCCCACCGTGGTCGCGGTGCAGGATTTGTACGGTAAGGGCGCGAACGAGACCGCAGCACTCGCTTCTGCGGCCGGTGCCCTCACGTGGATCGAGAGCCGAGTTCTCCGGGCGGCGTCGCGGGTGGTCGTGATCCACGACCGGTTCGCCGACTCAGTCGGGGCGATGGGGGTGCCGGCGAATCGGATCGAGACGATTCGCAATTGGACTCACGTCCCCGACATCGGCGATGTGAACGTTGCCGAGGTCCGGGCGGAGCTCGGCTGGAAGCAGCACGAAGTGGTGGCCCTGCACGCCGGGAACATGGGAATGAAGCAGGGGCTGGAGAACGTCGTCGAGGCGGCCGCCCTGGCCGAACGAGGTGGGCTCCCACTCCGCTTCAGTCTCGTCGGAGGAGGCAACCAGCGGGCACATCTCATCGCGGCGGCAACAGGCTTGCGGTCGATCGAGTTCCGCGAGACGCTTCCGTCTCGGGAGTTCCTGCGAGCTCTTCGCGCCGCGGACGTGCTTCTCGTCAACGAGCGCTCAGGGGTCGCGGATATGGCGGTTCCGAGCAAGCTGACCTCGTACTTCGCGAGCGGCCGTCCGATCGTCGCCGCGACCGACAGGGGCAGTGTGACCCAGGCCGAAGTCCGTGCTGCCGGCGCGGGCGTCACGGTTCCCGCGGACGACCCCCGTGCTCTCGTCGATGCCTGCCTGCAATTGGCGGCCGACCCCGGGCGTGGGAGAGCATTCGGCGCCGCGGCGAGGGCATTCGCAACGGGGCATCTCAATGAGTCGCGGGCGATCGACGACTACGAGCGGGTCTGCTGGTCGGCCCTCACCCATCGCAGGGGTGCGGATGTCTGA
- a CDS encoding GDP-L-fucose synthase family protein, protein MIGESRLLPADRDSLIYVAGHRGLVGSSIWRALRRAGYHNVIGHPRSELDLRDRDATASFFLEARPDVVVLAAARVGGIAANNAEPVEFLSDNLLIQTNVMDSALAVKVPRLLFLGSSCIYPRLAEQPIREDSLLTGELEPTNDAYAIAKIAGIIGVQAVRREYGLPWISAMPTNLYGPGDNFDPIASHLLPALIRRYRTAVDEGAGTVVNWGSGTPRRELLHVDDMAAACLYLLEHYDGPVQVNVGTGVDHTIAEIAAMVARATGFEGITRWDSSKPDGTPRKLLDVGLLRRLGWSSEISLQSGIDETTAWYVANRDGERIRR, encoded by the coding sequence ATGATCGGCGAGAGCCGGCTCCTTCCCGCAGATCGGGATTCGCTGATCTACGTTGCCGGACATCGAGGTTTGGTGGGCTCGTCGATCTGGCGGGCGCTGCGTCGTGCCGGTTACCACAACGTCATCGGGCATCCGCGATCCGAGCTGGATTTGCGCGACAGGGATGCCACGGCAAGCTTCTTCCTGGAGGCCCGTCCGGATGTAGTCGTCCTCGCCGCGGCGCGAGTCGGCGGGATCGCGGCGAACAACGCCGAGCCCGTCGAGTTCCTCTCCGACAACCTCCTGATTCAGACCAACGTCATGGATTCCGCACTGGCGGTGAAAGTTCCGAGGCTCCTATTCCTCGGATCGTCCTGCATCTACCCGCGCCTGGCCGAGCAACCTATCCGTGAGGACTCGCTTCTCACCGGAGAACTGGAACCCACCAACGATGCCTACGCCATCGCCAAGATCGCCGGCATCATCGGAGTGCAGGCGGTACGCCGCGAGTACGGGCTGCCGTGGATCTCGGCGATGCCTACGAACTTGTACGGACCCGGTGACAATTTCGATCCCATCGCCAGTCACCTGCTTCCGGCACTGATCCGGCGCTACCGCACGGCGGTCGACGAGGGAGCCGGAACGGTCGTCAACTGGGGGAGCGGGACACCGAGGCGGGAACTGCTGCATGTGGACGATATGGCTGCGGCATGCCTGTACCTCCTTGAGCACTACGACGGGCCCGTGCAGGTGAACGTGGGAACCGGCGTCGACCACACGATCGCGGAGATCGCGGCGATGGTCGCACGCGCTACCGGGTTCGAGGGCATCACCCGATGGGACTCTTCGAAACCCGACGGCACCCCGCGCAAGCTCCTCGATGTCGGTCTCCTCAGGCGCTTGGGCTGGTCGAGCGAGATCTCGCTGCAAAGTGGTATCGACGAGACCACCGCGTGGTACGTCGCCAACCGCGATGGAGAGCGGATCCGGCGATGA
- the gmd gene encoding GDP-mannose 4,6-dehydratase — MTKTALITGITGQDGSYLAELLLAKGYEVHGIIRRASTFNTSRIDHLYQDSHEDDARLFLHYGDLSDGARLVTLLSEVQPDEVYNLAAQSHVRVSFDEPEHTGDTTGIGSTRLLEAVRMSKVACRFYQASTSEMFGATPPPQNEDTVFYPRSPYGAAKVYSYWITRNYREAYDMFAVNGILFNHESPRRGETFVTRKITRAVARIKAGVQEHLYMGNLDAVRDWGYAPEYVEGMWRMLQVDEPNDFVLATGVECTVREFLETAFSHAGLDWERHVRFDERYLRPTEVDALIGDASRAADLLGWKAQVHAQQLARIMVDADIAAQECAGRPWIDRPELSGAGA; from the coding sequence ATGACGAAAACAGCACTCATCACCGGGATCACCGGTCAGGACGGGTCATACCTCGCCGAGCTCCTACTGGCGAAGGGCTATGAGGTGCACGGAATCATCCGTCGAGCGTCCACCTTCAACACTTCTCGTATCGACCACCTCTATCAGGACTCGCACGAGGACGACGCGAGGCTGTTCCTGCATTACGGTGATCTCAGTGACGGCGCCCGCCTCGTGACTCTCCTCTCCGAGGTACAACCCGACGAGGTCTACAACCTCGCCGCCCAGTCCCACGTCCGCGTCAGTTTCGACGAGCCCGAGCACACCGGTGACACCACCGGAATCGGGTCGACCCGATTGCTCGAAGCGGTCCGTATGTCCAAGGTGGCGTGCAGGTTCTACCAGGCTTCCACGTCGGAGATGTTCGGGGCGACGCCACCTCCTCAGAACGAGGACACCGTGTTCTATCCCCGTTCTCCCTATGGCGCGGCGAAGGTGTACTCCTACTGGATCACCCGGAACTACCGCGAGGCATACGACATGTTCGCGGTCAACGGGATTCTTTTCAATCACGAGTCACCGCGGCGTGGTGAGACTTTCGTGACACGGAAGATCACACGCGCCGTCGCCCGGATCAAGGCGGGGGTTCAGGAGCACTTGTACATGGGCAACTTGGACGCGGTCCGCGATTGGGGGTACGCGCCGGAATACGTCGAAGGGATGTGGCGCATGTTGCAGGTCGACGAGCCGAACGACTTCGTCCTGGCGACGGGGGTCGAGTGCACGGTTCGAGAGTTCTTGGAGACGGCGTTCTCGCACGCGGGGCTCGATTGGGAGCGACACGTGCGCTTCGATGAGCGCTATCTCCGGCCCACTGAGGTGGACGCCCTGATCGGGGATGCGTCGCGCGCCGCCGACTTGCTGGGGTGGAAGGCGCAGGTGCACGCGCAGCAGCTCGCTCGCATCATGGTCGATGCCGATATCGCTGCCCAGGAATGCGCCGGCCGCCCCTGGATCGATCGTCCCGAACTCTCCGGAGCCGGCGCATGA
- a CDS encoding sugar transferase: MVTRCNVAVEFADRQTTEIAIVKRPSRSEEWMVTIRRLFGDGVAGTRAEGVTPSSPALRRARHTRRVRTTDTVVISAAVLIAQFVRFGDDAFARFEPSAIPLFAFSAALVVLWKVALHLAQADDEKVIGSGVAEYNSVLTASLGLVGALALAGMLTNFVFARGYWALAFGLGVAGLLISRTAWRRRVHADRRSGRVTTSLLVVGTRVSVARFQNSIAGNPARGYQVVGVVLTDAGDDDAAPCGPDGTDGVRFPNLETGLAAIRDRGECAVALTAIDALEVSAMRELTWKLDEMHIDLMVAPGVLAAAGPRVAYRSEAGLPLMHIERPRYLRATTLMKRLFDVTLGSVLLLLLSPVFVITALAVKFDDRGPIFYRSERMGLADRPFGMWKFRTMVVGADRMLSDLADLNEAAGVLFKMQNDPRVTRVGKLLRRYSIDELPQLFNVIAGTMSLVGPRPPLLSEVAAYDAITTKRMLVRPGMTGLWQVSGRSTLSWEETVHLDLTYVENWSLAADLQILWRTFRAVREHHGAY; encoded by the coding sequence GTGGTCACGCGTTGTAACGTTGCCGTCGAATTCGCGGATAGGCAGACGACAGAAATCGCAATCGTCAAACGTCCTTCAAGATCGGAGGAGTGGATGGTCACCATTCGTCGCCTCTTTGGGGACGGTGTGGCGGGAACGCGCGCGGAAGGCGTCACGCCGTCGTCTCCTGCTCTTCGTCGCGCACGGCATACTCGACGCGTTCGAACTACCGACACGGTGGTGATCTCGGCCGCTGTGTTGATCGCCCAGTTCGTCCGATTCGGTGACGACGCATTCGCCAGGTTCGAGCCGAGCGCGATCCCCCTGTTCGCATTCTCTGCCGCCCTGGTCGTGCTGTGGAAAGTCGCACTCCATCTGGCTCAAGCCGACGACGAGAAAGTGATCGGTTCGGGAGTCGCCGAGTACAACAGCGTGCTCACGGCGAGTCTGGGGCTGGTCGGGGCCCTCGCGCTGGCGGGAATGCTGACGAACTTCGTTTTCGCTCGTGGCTATTGGGCTCTGGCCTTCGGTCTCGGGGTGGCTGGTTTGCTGATCTCCCGTACCGCCTGGCGTCGCAGGGTGCACGCCGACCGGCGATCCGGTCGAGTGACGACCTCTCTTCTCGTCGTCGGTACCCGGGTGTCGGTGGCGCGCTTCCAGAACTCGATCGCGGGAAATCCCGCGCGGGGCTATCAGGTGGTGGGAGTGGTGCTCACGGATGCCGGCGATGATGACGCCGCGCCGTGCGGGCCCGACGGTACGGACGGTGTCAGATTTCCCAACCTGGAAACCGGGCTGGCCGCGATTCGTGATCGCGGCGAGTGCGCAGTCGCGCTGACCGCGATTGACGCCCTGGAGGTTTCCGCGATGCGCGAGCTCACGTGGAAGTTGGACGAGATGCACATCGACCTGATGGTCGCGCCGGGCGTCCTCGCCGCGGCGGGGCCGAGAGTCGCGTATCGCTCCGAGGCGGGACTGCCGCTCATGCACATCGAGCGGCCGCGATATCTGCGCGCGACCACTCTGATGAAACGCCTCTTCGACGTGACGCTCGGCTCTGTCCTCTTGTTGCTGCTCTCCCCGGTGTTCGTGATCACGGCGCTCGCAGTGAAGTTCGACGACAGGGGGCCGATCTTCTATCGATCGGAGCGCATGGGGCTCGCCGACAGGCCATTCGGAATGTGGAAGTTCCGAACCATGGTGGTGGGCGCCGACCGCATGCTCTCGGATCTCGCCGATCTCAATGAAGCAGCCGGGGTCCTGTTCAAGATGCAGAACGATCCGCGCGTCACCCGAGTGGGAAAGCTGTTGAGGCGCTACAGCATCGACGAGCTTCCTCAATTGTTCAATGTGATCGCCGGAACCATGAGCCTGGTCGGCCCGCGCCCGCCGCTGCTCTCCGAGGTGGCGGCCTACGATGCGATCACCACGAAGCGAATGCTGGTGCGGCCGGGGATGACCGGACTCTGGCAGGTTTCGGGACGTAGCACTCTCTCCTGGGAGGAGACGGTGCATCTCGACCTCACCTATGTGGAGAACTGGTCACTAGCCGCCGACCTCCAGATCCTATGGCGCACATTCCGGGCCGTCCGTGAACATCACGGCGCGTACTGA
- the aroB gene encoding 3-dehydroquinate synthase, producing MPEEAPVKVRVDAASPYDVIIGRGLLDETVAAAGDATKAAIFYQPTLAETAEALRQALADKGIDAHRVEIPDAEAGKDLQVAGFCWEVLGRIGLSRQDVIYSLGGGAATDLTGFVAATWMRGVPVVHIPTTLLAMVDAAVGGKTGINTDAGKNLVGSFHEPRTVIVDLATLETVPRNEIIAGMAEVIKTGFIADPVILELIEKDPQAALDPTGVVLPELVRRSIEVKAKVVSADLKESSLREILNYGHTLGHAVERRERYRWRHGAAVSVGLVYAAELGRLAGRLDDETADRHRRVLDSVGLPTSYDADAFGQLLEYMGKDKKNRAGMLRFVVLDGLARPGRLEAPDPSLLVAAYSAVAKEGTPPSGAVLL from the coding sequence ATGCCGGAAGAAGCCCCCGTCAAGGTCCGCGTCGACGCCGCAAGCCCGTACGACGTGATCATCGGGCGCGGTCTGCTCGACGAGACCGTGGCCGCCGCCGGCGATGCGACCAAGGCCGCGATCTTCTACCAGCCGACCCTTGCCGAGACCGCCGAGGCGTTGCGGCAGGCACTGGCGGACAAAGGGATCGACGCGCACCGCGTGGAGATCCCGGATGCCGAAGCGGGCAAGGATCTCCAGGTCGCCGGGTTCTGCTGGGAGGTGCTCGGCCGGATCGGCCTCAGTCGCCAGGACGTGATCTACAGCCTCGGCGGTGGAGCGGCGACCGATCTCACCGGGTTCGTGGCCGCCACCTGGATGCGCGGCGTGCCCGTGGTCCACATCCCCACGACACTGCTGGCGATGGTCGATGCGGCCGTCGGCGGTAAGACCGGCATCAATACCGACGCCGGAAAGAACCTCGTGGGATCGTTCCATGAGCCGCGCACCGTGATCGTTGACCTCGCGACTCTGGAGACGGTGCCGCGCAACGAGATCATCGCCGGTATGGCCGAGGTCATCAAGACCGGTTTCATCGCCGACCCGGTGATCCTGGAGCTCATCGAGAAGGATCCGCAGGCCGCGCTCGATCCCACTGGTGTTGTGCTGCCGGAGCTGGTGCGCCGCTCCATCGAGGTGAAGGCGAAGGTGGTTTCCGCCGACCTCAAGGAATCCTCGCTGCGGGAGATCCTCAATTACGGTCATACCCTGGGGCATGCGGTGGAGCGCCGGGAGCGGTACCGCTGGCGCCACGGCGCGGCCGTATCGGTGGGCCTGGTGTACGCCGCCGAGCTCGGCCGCCTTGCAGGCCGTCTCGATGACGAGACCGCGGACCGGCACCGCCGGGTCCTCGATTCCGTGGGCCTGCCCACCAGCTACGACGCCGATGCGTTCGGGCAACTGCTGGAGTACATGGGCAAGGACAAGAAGAACCGCGCCGGAATGCTGCGGTTCGTGGTCCTCGACGGCCTCGCGCGACCGGGCAGGCTGGAGGCCCCGGACCCGTCGTTGCTGGTCGCTGCCTACTCCGCCGTCGCCAAGGAAGGCACACCGCCTTCGGGTGCCGTGCTGCTCTAG
- a CDS encoding shikimate kinase: MGPAPQRAPQGPAAILIGPPGAGKTTIGRRLAKVLRVDFLDIDEEIERREGRTIPQIFAGDGEPAFRAIEEAVVADVVATHPGVVSLGGGAVLSETTRELLRRHQVVYLELTAEEGIRRTVSPTASARPLLKGDDPAAAYRALMARRTPIYRELATIRVSTVGRAPGSVVRQVQRRLKDTAPGRVRRGPWPLLPAVLRTSTKNRSE; the protein is encoded by the coding sequence ATGGGGCCCGCGCCCCAGCGAGCGCCGCAGGGGCCGGCCGCGATCCTGATCGGTCCGCCCGGCGCGGGCAAGACGACCATCGGCCGGCGCCTGGCCAAGGTGCTGCGCGTGGACTTCCTCGATATCGATGAGGAGATCGAGCGCCGCGAAGGTCGCACTATCCCGCAGATCTTCGCGGGCGACGGCGAGCCGGCCTTCCGCGCCATCGAGGAGGCCGTGGTGGCCGATGTGGTCGCCACCCACCCCGGTGTCGTCTCGCTGGGCGGTGGTGCGGTGTTGTCCGAGACCACCCGCGAGCTGCTCCGCCGGCACCAGGTGGTGTACCTCGAACTCACCGCGGAAGAGGGGATCCGCCGCACCGTCAGCCCGACCGCGTCTGCGCGGCCGCTGCTCAAGGGCGACGATCCCGCTGCGGCGTACCGCGCGCTCATGGCCCGGCGCACGCCGATCTATCGCGAGCTGGCCACCATCCGGGTCTCCACCGTCGGGCGGGCGCCCGGATCGGTGGTCCGCCAGGTGCAGCGTCGCCTCAAAGACACCGCGCCCGGCCGGGTGCGCCGCGGTCCCTGGCCGCTCCTGCCCGCCGTGCTGCGCACGTCCACCAAGAATCGATCGGAGTAA
- the aroC gene encoding chorismate synthase, translating to MSPVLRWITAGESHGPALVALVEGMVAGVEVTSSDIGAQLARRRLGYGRGARMKFEADKVTILGGVRHGVTLAGPIAIEIGNTEWPKWEQVMSADPVDPAELDGVARNAPLTRPRPGHADYSGMLKYGFDDARPVLERASARETAARVAAGTVARNFLRQALGAEVISHVISIGASEPYAGPTPSAADLERIDASPVRAFDEAAEQSMIAEIEAAKKDGDTLGGVVEVVVTGLPVGIGSVTSGDTRLDARLAGALMGIQAIKGVEVGDGFETARRRGSAAHDEILPDKGGVLRSTNRAGGIEGGMTNGEELRVRAAMKPISTVPRALRTVDMQTGTEAVAIHQRSDVCAVPAAGVVAEAMVALVVAQAALEKFGGDSLAETRSNIERYSEQVAARLQRVTPEAI from the coding sequence ATGAGTCCCGTGTTGCGCTGGATCACCGCAGGAGAATCGCACGGCCCCGCCCTCGTGGCCCTCGTCGAGGGCATGGTCGCGGGCGTCGAGGTCACGTCGTCGGACATCGGCGCGCAGCTCGCGCGTCGCCGCCTCGGCTACGGCCGGGGTGCGCGGATGAAGTTCGAGGCCGACAAGGTGACGATCCTGGGTGGCGTGCGCCACGGCGTCACGCTGGCCGGGCCGATCGCCATCGAGATCGGTAATACCGAGTGGCCGAAGTGGGAGCAGGTCATGTCGGCCGATCCCGTCGACCCCGCGGAGCTGGACGGCGTCGCCCGCAACGCCCCGCTCACCCGCCCGCGTCCCGGTCATGCCGACTATTCGGGCATGCTCAAGTACGGCTTCGACGACGCCCGTCCGGTGCTCGAGCGCGCCAGCGCGCGTGAGACCGCGGCCCGTGTGGCCGCCGGCACGGTCGCCCGCAACTTCCTGCGCCAGGCGCTCGGCGCCGAGGTGATCAGCCACGTCATTTCGATCGGCGCGTCGGAGCCCTACGCGGGCCCCACGCCGTCGGCCGCCGATCTGGAGCGGATCGACGCCTCGCCCGTGCGCGCCTTCGATGAGGCGGCCGAGCAGTCGATGATCGCCGAGATCGAGGCCGCCAAGAAGGACGGCGACACACTGGGCGGGGTGGTCGAGGTGGTGGTGACCGGGCTGCCCGTGGGCATCGGCTCCGTCACCTCCGGTGACACCCGGCTCGATGCGCGCCTCGCGGGTGCCCTCATGGGGATTCAGGCGATCAAGGGCGTCGAGGTCGGCGACGGCTTCGAGACCGCCCGCCGCCGAGGCAGCGCGGCACACGACGAGATCCTCCCCGACAAGGGCGGTGTGCTGCGCTCCACGAACCGGGCGGGTGGCATCGAGGGCGGCATGACCAACGGCGAGGAATTGCGCGTGCGCGCCGCCATGAAGCCGATCTCCACCGTGCCTCGTGCCCTGCGCACCGTCGACATGCAGACCGGAACGGAGGCCGTCGCGATCCACCAGCGCAGTGATGTCTGCGCGGTGCCCGCGGCCGGCGTCGTCGCAGAGGCGATGGTCGCCCTGGTCGTGGCGCAGGCCGCCCTGGAGAAGTTCGGCGGCGACAGCCTCGCCGAGACGCGCAGCAACATCGAGCGGTACTCCGAGCAGGTGGCGGCGCGGTTGCAGCGGGTGACGCCCGAGGCGATCTGA